A window of the Roseburia sp. 831b genome harbors these coding sequences:
- the hpf gene encoding ribosome hibernation-promoting factor, HPF/YfiA family, which yields MRITITGRNIELTEGLKAAVEDKLGKLERYFTPDTEVYVTLSVEKERQKIEVTIPAKGNYIRSEQVSNDMYVSIDLVEEVIERQLKKYRTKIATKQQNAESVFKKEFLDNSDEEDEEIKIIRTKKFGIKPMYPEDACVQMELLGHDFFVFMNAETEEVNVVYKRKGNTYGLIEPEF from the coding sequence ATGAGAATAACGATTACAGGAAGAAACATCGAATTAACAGAAGGATTAAAAGCCGCAGTGGAGGACAAGTTAGGTAAATTAGAAAGATACTTTACTCCAGACACAGAGGTATATGTAACGCTTAGCGTGGAGAAGGAGCGCCAGAAAATTGAAGTGACCATTCCGGCAAAAGGCAATTACATCCGTTCAGAGCAGGTAAGCAACGATATGTATGTATCCATTGACCTTGTGGAAGAAGTCATTGAACGTCAGTTGAAAAAGTACAGAACCAAGATAGCAACCAAACAGCAGAATGCCGAATCTGTTTTCAAGAAAGAATTCTTAGACAATTCAGATGAGGAAGACGAAGAGATTAAGATTATTCGGACGAAGAAGTTTGGAATTAAGCCAATGTATCCAGAAGATGCCTGTGTACAGATGGAATTACTTGGACATGATTTCTTTGTATTCATGAATGCAGAGACAGAGGAAGTAAATGTTGTCTATAAGAGAAAAGGCAATACTTACGGATTGATTGAACCGGAATTCTAA
- a CDS encoding MATE family efflux transporter, with the protein MKFAMSEGQKRFYKDLAALVIPISIQNLLTNAVNSADVFMLGYVGQSALSAVSLANQFQFILGGFFFGITSGITMLASQYWGKKDTDSIQTVMGIAMKISFVICLIIFCGAVFAPEVLMKIYTNDAELIAIGASYLRVIGTSYLLMSVSQVYLCILRSTERAKISTAISSTALILNIALNAVFIFGLFGMPKLGVVGVAIATVISRVVEVFLCVVDMMRGKSFQVKLSTVFARNKLLFQDYLKYSIPALANDILWTLAFSTYSIIMGHMNSDVVAASSVATTVRDLLTIVCYGLSSGGSVLLGIEIGEGRMEHAKKDASRLCHATFMFGVLTGLLILATRPLVFACFQLSDRAYEYLNIMLIISSYYVVGQTMNTVTIAGIFRAGGDSRFGMICDAVTMWCICVPLGFLSAFVFKLPPMVVYFILCLDEFWKIPVVYHHYKSYKWLKDITRDF; encoded by the coding sequence ATGAAATTCGCAATGTCAGAGGGACAAAAGAGGTTTTACAAAGATCTTGCTGCGCTTGTGATACCGATTTCAATTCAGAATCTACTCACAAATGCGGTGAATTCAGCAGATGTATTTATGCTTGGCTATGTGGGACAGTCAGCACTTTCAGCAGTGTCGTTAGCGAATCAGTTTCAGTTTATATTAGGAGGATTTTTCTTCGGAATCACATCGGGAATTACGATGTTGGCGTCTCAATATTGGGGAAAAAAGGACACCGATTCTATTCAGACAGTCATGGGAATTGCGATGAAGATTTCGTTTGTGATTTGTCTGATTATATTTTGTGGTGCTGTTTTTGCACCGGAAGTTTTGATGAAAATATACACAAATGATGCAGAATTAATCGCGATTGGGGCATCCTATCTAAGGGTCATTGGAACATCCTATCTGCTTATGAGTGTGTCACAGGTATACCTTTGCATTTTAAGAAGTACGGAGAGAGCAAAAATCAGTACTGCAATCAGCAGCACGGCATTGATTTTAAATATTGCATTGAATGCAGTCTTTATCTTTGGACTTTTTGGAATGCCAAAGCTTGGCGTTGTCGGTGTCGCAATTGCAACTGTGATATCGCGAGTGGTGGAAGTGTTTCTTTGCGTAGTTGATATGATGCGCGGAAAAAGTTTTCAAGTAAAACTAAGCACTGTGTTTGCCAGAAATAAACTGCTGTTTCAGGATTATTTAAAATATTCGATACCGGCATTGGCAAATGATATTTTGTGGACACTGGCGTTTTCCACCTATTCGATTATTATGGGACATATGAATTCGGATGTTGTTGCGGCAAGTTCAGTTGCAACGACAGTGCGAGATTTGCTTACTATTGTCTGTTATGGCCTTTCGTCCGGTGGTTCCGTTTTGCTTGGAATTGAGATTGGAGAGGGACGGATGGAGCATGCAAAGAAAGACGCTTCCAGACTATGTCATGCAACCTTTATGTTTGGTGTATTGACAGGTTTGCTGATTTTAGCAACAAGACCGTTGGTATTTGCCTGTTTCCAGCTAAGCGACCGTGCTTACGAGTACTTAAATATTATGCTGATCATCAGTTCTTATTATGTGGTAGGGCAGACGATGAACACGGTAACAATCGCAGGAATTTTCCGTGCGGGCGGAGATTCCAGATTCGGAATGATCTGTGATGCAGTCACAATGTGGTGTATCTGTGTTCCGCTCGGATTTTTGAGTGCGTTTGTATTTAAATTACCGCCGATGGTGGTGTATTTTATCCTCTGTCTGGATGAATTCTGGAAGATTCCAGTGGTTTACCACCATTACAAGAGTTATAAGTGGCTGAAAGATATTACGAGAGATTTTTAG
- a CDS encoding M3 family oligoendopeptidase: MKFSEMPYKRIDMDQVEKKFKDIIERTKNAKSGEEQFTIHKEYYALNDDIQTNMTLAYIRHDIDTTDEFYEKEQNFYDEVMPIINNYETTYGKILYESPYREYLESKIGKVPFKNIELSLKAFDEKLIPLMQEENALVSRYDKLIATAKIPFDGEVYNLSLMGKFQRSSDREVRRRAWKAVSDYFLSVTDEIDEIYDKMVKNRTEQAKMLGYENYIELAYYRMGRNCYDKDMVANFRKQVKEFFVPFANKLHEQRRKRIGVEKLSYIDNGVYFTNGNPEPIGTPEEILAAGQKMYSELSPQTKEFFDFMRENELFDVLGRKTKKQGGYMTYLPNYKSPFIFANFNGTSGDVDVITHECGHAFQGYLVRNEEIREVADITMETAEIHSMSMEYFTYGWMDLFFGKRKDDYLTMHLEDASAFVPYGCMVDEFQHIVYAKPEMTPQERKEVWMQLEKEYRPHMDYEDDPFYSKGGFWQRQPHIFQVPFYYIDYCLASVCAMQFKVMMDEDFEKAWNNYYKLCKLSASDFFVNVIKEVGLQNPFEDGCIKELVEKLSAKTFE; this comes from the coding sequence ATGAAGTTTTCAGAGATGCCATATAAAAGAATTGATATGGATCAGGTCGAAAAAAAATTCAAAGATATCATTGAGCGGACAAAGAATGCAAAGAGTGGAGAAGAGCAGTTTACAATCCACAAAGAGTATTATGCGTTGAACGATGATATTCAGACGAATATGACACTGGCATATATCAGACATGATATCGACACGACGGATGAGTTCTACGAGAAAGAACAGAATTTTTACGACGAAGTGATGCCGATTATCAATAATTATGAAACAACTTATGGAAAAATCTTGTACGAATCACCTTATCGTGAGTACTTAGAGAGCAAGATTGGGAAAGTTCCATTTAAAAATATCGAATTATCGTTAAAAGCATTTGATGAGAAGCTGATTCCATTGATGCAGGAAGAAAATGCTTTGGTAAGCCGCTATGATAAATTGATTGCAACGGCGAAGATTCCTTTTGACGGGGAAGTATATAACCTTTCCCTGATGGGCAAATTCCAAAGAAGTTCTGACCGTGAAGTAAGAAGAAGAGCATGGAAGGCGGTCAGCGATTATTTCTTATCGGTAACAGATGAAATCGATGAGATTTATGACAAGATGGTAAAGAACAGAACCGAGCAGGCGAAGATGCTTGGTTATGAGAATTATATTGAACTTGCTTATTATAGAATGGGTCGTAATTGTTACGACAAGGATATGGTGGCAAATTTCAGAAAACAGGTCAAAGAATTCTTTGTTCCATTTGCAAACAAGCTTCATGAACAGAGAAGAAAAAGAATTGGTGTGGAAAAGTTATCCTATATTGATAACGGTGTTTATTTCACAAACGGTAATCCGGAACCAATCGGAACACCGGAAGAAATTTTAGCGGCCGGACAGAAGATGTACAGTGAACTTTCTCCACAGACGAAAGAATTTTTCGATTTCATGAGAGAGAACGAGTTATTCGATGTATTAGGAAGAAAGACAAAGAAACAGGGCGGATATATGACCTATCTTCCGAATTACAAATCACCGTTCATTTTTGCAAACTTCAACGGAACGAGCGGCGATGTCGATGTTATCACACATGAGTGTGGTCACGCATTCCAGGGTTATCTGGTGCGCAACGAAGAAATTCGTGAGGTGGCAGACATTACCATGGAGACCGCAGAGATTCATTCCATGTCGATGGAATATTTCACATACGGATGGATGGATTTATTCTTTGGAAAACGCAAGGATGATTATCTGACCATGCATTTGGAAGATGCATCCGCATTTGTGCCATATGGATGTATGGTGGATGAATTCCAGCACATCGTGTATGCAAAACCGGAAATGACACCACAGGAACGAAAAGAAGTCTGGATGCAGTTAGAAAAAGAATACAGACCACATATGGATTATGAAGATGATCCGTTTTATTCCAAAGGAGGATTCTGGCAGAGACAGCCACATATTTTCCAGGTGCCGTTCTATTATATTGATTATTGTCTCGCAAGTGTTTGTGCAATGCAGTTCAAAGTCATGATGGATGAAGATTTTGAAAAAGCATGGAACAATTACTATAAACTTTGCAAATTGTCAGCAAGCGATTTCTTTGTCAATGTAATCAAAGAAGTCGGATTACAGAATCCATTCGAGGATGGATGCATCAAAGAGCTTGTAGAAAAGTTAAGCGCAAAGACATTTGAGTAA
- a CDS encoding GNAT family acetyltransferase, translated as MITTEEVLNLNFYKKEKFRGSYHGMRFQLELEKEEGNDHFNVYVWPGPYTFANTAPEKIMKNTFPFTMEGKQQAVDWLNETYTAHQDEWPKSIYV; from the coding sequence GTGATTACAACAGAAGAAGTTTTAAACCTCAATTTTTATAAGAAGGAAAAATTTCGTGGAAGTTACCACGGAATGCGTTTTCAGTTAGAGCTGGAAAAAGAAGAGGGAAACGATCATTTTAACGTCTATGTCTGGCCTGGTCCCTACACCTTCGCCAACACCGCCCCGGAGAAAATTATGAAAAATACTTTTCCTTTTACCATGGAGGGAAAACAGCAGGCAGTCGACTGGTTGAATGAGACATATACAGCGCACCAGGATGAATGGCCAAAGAGTATTTATGTGTAA
- a CDS encoding GNAT family N-acetyltransferase, whose product MLEQKLEFHEICLSDQEWMNEKLKEDNLGACEYCFANNYLWRKVYHTEAAQLFDCGIIRFHEEGNHIVYSFPFGNGDKKKVLSYLKEQCEKEGRTLELYPIVDEDRLELLEWFPGQFEVDADRDDFDYVYTVEKLSTLKGKKLHGKRNHIARFKDADDWSYEPLSDENALECKKMAFQWSKLREEKWNEEMQQELDVLTEALSLWKELHLVGGVLRKAGEIVAFSMGEPLTEDSFVVHFEKAFPDLQGAYPMINQQFVLHECQKYSYVNREEDTGDPGLRKAKLSYYPDVLLRKYRAIQSQVVFANEFDFPAIQEIWQACFGDEEEYIQFYLNHRFETENMLVIHEDGKPVSMASFFPAELMVGEERVPVLYVYAVATLPKYQKKGYAAQILEYAKKKYNRPLVLQPAEASLEAYYEKLGFESFFEKESIDFEKKGIAFEKENRNFEKENIAFEKTMDVVDNTEVSGKDDYESVLAGWCFKEITPAEYKQIRDAYYGKDGYVCWDEKAIAYAIYENNFCNGKARKLVPAENTEEWVSENTEETEHAREELLLYRMEDGDCRIIETTLEMAELRKVANAMMQSGMASKVFLENAGGMIWLPQGKKQLISLQNPYLNLTLG is encoded by the coding sequence ATGTTAGAACAGAAACTTGAGTTCCATGAGATTTGTCTAAGTGACCAGGAATGGATGAATGAGAAACTAAAGGAAGACAATCTGGGAGCTTGTGAATATTGCTTTGCAAACAACTATTTATGGAGGAAGGTGTATCATACAGAAGCAGCGCAGTTATTTGACTGTGGCATTATCCGGTTTCACGAAGAGGGAAACCACATTGTCTATTCGTTCCCATTTGGAAATGGAGACAAGAAAAAAGTGCTTTCTTATCTGAAAGAACAGTGTGAAAAAGAGGGACGAACTTTGGAACTGTATCCAATTGTGGACGAAGACAGGTTGGAATTATTGGAGTGGTTTCCGGGTCAGTTCGAGGTGGATGCAGACCGCGATGATTTTGATTATGTGTATACCGTGGAAAAGCTTTCTACTTTAAAAGGCAAGAAACTCCACGGAAAAAGAAATCACATTGCGCGTTTCAAGGATGCGGATGACTGGAGTTACGAGCCGCTTTCCGATGAAAATGCCTTGGAATGTAAAAAAATGGCATTCCAGTGGAGCAAACTTCGGGAAGAAAAGTGGAACGAGGAAATGCAGCAGGAACTGGATGTGCTCACGGAGGCTCTTTCTTTATGGAAGGAACTGCATCTTGTGGGCGGCGTCTTGCGAAAAGCAGGAGAGATTGTTGCTTTTTCCATGGGAGAGCCGTTGACGGAGGACAGCTTCGTTGTCCATTTTGAAAAAGCTTTCCCGGACTTGCAGGGAGCATATCCGATGATTAACCAGCAGTTTGTGCTGCATGAATGTCAGAAATATAGTTATGTAAACCGAGAGGAGGACACCGGAGATCCTGGCCTTCGAAAAGCAAAACTTTCCTATTATCCAGATGTTTTGCTGCGCAAATATCGTGCCATTCAAAGCCAGGTTGTGTTTGCAAATGAGTTTGATTTTCCGGCAATTCAGGAAATCTGGCAGGCGTGTTTTGGGGATGAGGAGGAGTATATCCAATTTTACCTGAACCACCGTTTTGAGACGGAAAATATGCTTGTGATTCATGAGGATGGAAAACCGGTTTCGATGGCAAGCTTTTTCCCGGCTGAACTTATGGTAGGAGAAGAGCGGGTGCCAGTCCTTTATGTGTATGCGGTTGCAACGCTTCCGAAATATCAGAAAAAAGGCTACGCAGCGCAGATTCTAGAGTATGCCAAGAAAAAATATAACAGACCGTTGGTTTTGCAGCCAGCTGAAGCATCGCTGGAAGCCTATTATGAAAAATTAGGATTTGAATCCTTTTTTGAAAAAGAAAGTATAGACTTTGAGAAGAAGGGTATCGCTTTCGAGAAAGAAAATAGGAATTTTGAAAAAGAAAACATTGCTTTTGAAAAGACTATGGATGTAGTTGATAACACAGAGGTCTCTGGGAAAGACGACTATGAAAGTGTTTTAGCGGGCTGGTGTTTCAAAGAAATTACACCGGCGGAGTATAAACAGATACGTGATGCATATTATGGAAAAGACGGCTATGTCTGCTGGGATGAAAAAGCGATTGCATATGCCATTTATGAAAATAATTTCTGCAATGGTAAGGCAAGAAAGCTTGTTCCGGCTGAAAATACAGAGGAGTGGGTCAGCGAAAACACAGAAGAGACAGAGCATGCAAGGGAAGAACTGCTTTTATACCGCATGGAAGATGGAGATTGCCGGATTATTGAGACAACATTAGAGATGGCGGAGCTTCGAAAAGTAGCAAATGCAATGATGCAGTCCGGCATGGCATCGAAGGTTTTTCTGGAGAATGCGGGTGGTATGATTTGGCTGCCACAAGGGAAAAAGCAACTCATTTCTTTACAAAACCCATATCTTAATTTAACTTTAGGGTAA
- a CDS encoding radical SAM protein yields MGYIHSLETFGTVDGPGVRFVVFFEGCPMRCQYCHNPDTWHMQDGTKMQADEIIEKMERNRSYYATGGITATGGEPMMQLDFLLELFTKAKEKGIPTCLDTSGIMFPGTQENVLCQEKIPGMEDSLCPEKLSGKEDSLCPEKLADKEDSLCQEKIPGMEDSLCPGEKQKKDRLEKIACLMEVTDLVMLDIKHIDDTEHRKLTGQSNQNILSFAKYLDSIGKPVWIRHVVVPGITLEEHELKELGRFLSTLSNVEKLEVLPYHSLGKVKYDNLGIEYPLKDTPQTTKEQAAWAREQICSTWKREKTGEN; encoded by the coding sequence ATGGGATATATTCATTCACTTGAAACATTTGGAACCGTAGACGGACCAGGCGTCCGTTTCGTTGTATTTTTTGAAGGATGTCCAATGCGCTGCCAGTATTGTCACAATCCAGACACCTGGCATATGCAGGATGGAACAAAGATGCAGGCAGATGAGATCATTGAAAAAATGGAACGAAACCGTTCCTATTATGCGACCGGTGGAATTACAGCAACGGGTGGCGAGCCGATGATGCAGCTGGATTTTTTACTGGAGCTTTTCACCAAGGCAAAAGAAAAAGGGATTCCTACCTGTCTGGACACTTCCGGCATTATGTTTCCTGGGACGCAAGAAAATGTATTATGTCAAGAGAAGATACCAGGCATGGAAGATTCTTTATGTCCAGAAAAGTTATCAGGCAAGGAAGATTCCTTATGTCCAGAAAAGTTAGCAGACAAGGAAGATTCTTTATGTCAAGAGAAGATACCAGGCATGGAAGATTCCTTATGTCCAGGGGAAAAACAGAAAAAAGACCGGCTTGAAAAGATTGCCTGTCTGATGGAGGTAACCGACCTTGTGATGCTTGACATCAAGCACATAGACGATACAGAGCATCGCAAACTGACCGGTCAGTCCAATCAGAACATTCTTTCCTTTGCAAAATACTTAGATTCGATTGGAAAACCGGTGTGGATTCGTCATGTGGTAGTTCCAGGAATTACCTTAGAAGAACACGAGTTAAAAGAACTTGGCAGATTTTTAAGCACACTTTCCAATGTTGAAAAATTAGAAGTTTTGCCGTATCATTCGCTTGGAAAAGTTAAGTACGACAATCTCGGCATCGAGTACCCACTAAAAGATACACCGCAGACGACCAAGGAACAGGCGGCGTGGGCAAGGGAACAAATCTGTTCTACCTGGAAAAGGGAGAAAACAGGGGAAAATTAA
- a CDS encoding ABC transporter permease yields MTKYLVKRLLRGLVSVVIVVAIVMTMIYSLMDRNLIFAKDNTYSHQKNNSKVTYAYAKWEEYGYLDYVSYADYLQALTNKGEIDEETRSSVVGIGRTADKDSDTVKEYVAQFKDYYESKGYTIKRLDAVMMNGKKIADGGQPQLFAYKDVPLWTRMCSYFSKLITIDSVNNVENIVGERGISFTLHDPVYGGDKFSPAIIGNGTTHKYLLYFDNKFPFVHQNIITINLGTSYSVNEGVDVFKTMNSAQGSYTKSLITYPTGLQENSADDLHTATYVKNSLKTSLVYEARYTDDYTNVDTTKSALSKVGFSFVIGLIASILAYLIAIPLGIMMARKKDKLIDKIGTIYIVFIIAVPSLAYIFLFKAIGGKAGLPTTFDLESTSKLMYVLPIISLALPQIANLMKWLRRYMIDQMNSDYVKFARSGGLTEGEIFKKHILKNAAIPIVHDIPATVLYALVGAIITERVYVVPGAGNLLTEAIGKYDNGVIVGVTLFYAVLSVVSIILGDILISIVDPRISFSSKDR; encoded by the coding sequence ATGACAAAATATTTAGTAAAACGTTTATTACGAGGATTGGTGTCAGTTGTTATCGTAGTTGCAATCGTTATGACCATGATTTATTCTTTGATGGATCGTAACCTTATCTTTGCAAAGGATAACACATATTCACACCAGAAGAATAATTCAAAAGTAACATATGCTTATGCAAAATGGGAAGAATACGGATACTTAGATTATGTATCTTATGCAGATTATCTGCAGGCGCTCACAAATAAAGGTGAGATTGATGAAGAAACAAGAAGCAGCGTAGTAGGAATTGGCAGAACAGCAGACAAGGATTCAGATACAGTAAAAGAATACGTTGCGCAATTTAAAGATTATTATGAATCCAAAGGTTATACAATAAAACGATTAGATGCCGTTATGATGAACGGTAAAAAGATTGCGGACGGTGGACAGCCACAGCTCTTTGCTTATAAAGACGTCCCACTGTGGACACGTATGTGTTCATACTTCTCAAAGTTAATTACAATTGATAGTGTTAATAATGTTGAAAATATTGTAGGGGAAAGAGGAATATCCTTTACTTTACATGACCCTGTTTATGGCGGGGATAAATTTTCACCTGCAATTATCGGAAATGGTACCACACATAAATACCTGTTATATTTTGATAACAAGTTCCCATTCGTACATCAGAATATAATTACCATTAATCTTGGTACTTCCTATTCCGTAAATGAAGGTGTCGATGTATTTAAAACAATGAACAGCGCACAGGGATCTTATACAAAATCTCTGATTACATATCCAACAGGATTACAGGAAAACAGTGCAGATGATCTTCATACAGCAACTTATGTAAAGAATTCTCTAAAGACCAGTCTTGTATATGAAGCCCGCTACACAGATGACTATACCAATGTAGATACGACAAAATCCGCATTGTCAAAAGTAGGATTTTCCTTTGTCATTGGTTTGATTGCATCCATTCTTGCATACCTTATCGCAATTCCACTTGGAATTATGATGGCAAGAAAGAAAGATAAACTGATTGATAAGATTGGAACAATCTACATTGTATTTATTATTGCGGTTCCATCTTTGGCATATATCTTCTTATTTAAAGCAATTGGTGGAAAGGCAGGACTTCCAACTACATTTGATTTGGAATCGACCAGCAAGTTAATGTATGTGCTTCCGATTATTTCATTGGCACTTCCACAGATTGCAAACTTAATGAAGTGGTTACGTCGTTACATGATTGATCAGATGAATTCTGATTATGTAAAATTTGCAAGATCTGGTGGCCTGACTGAGGGTGAAATCTTTAAGAAACATATTTTAAAGAATGCAGCAATTCCGATTGTGCATGATATACCAGCAACCGTTCTTTACGCATTGGTAGGTGCTATTATCACAGAGCGTGTATATGTAGTTCCTGGTGCAGGTAACTTGTTAACAGAAGCAATTGGAAAATATGATAATGGTGTTATTGTCGGTGTAACATTGTTCTATGCAGTTTTATCCGTTGTATCCATTATTTTAGGTGATATCCTGATTTCCATTGTAGATCCAAGAATTTCATTTTCTAGTAAGGACAGGTAA
- a CDS encoding ABC transporter substrate-binding protein — MKKKIVSLILVLAMSTSMLACGSSKSSSDSSTDAAGTETGSDSASYDEQSSAIYDEQLGDFYDTYQTAQEADTVSEKYALDAVAEAKLLESCVMLPLSTQGGLYAISRVAPYTIGYSMWGNDNRRYHQALVTDKFISNADRDEMKAKWAELKGKGTYEDWAESYLTDKGYTLKDSYTLIYPSDPVTWDILATSQSNDSDAIVNTYDGLMEYDVEGTLQPALAESYEVSDDGLTYTFKLREGVKWVDSQGREVADVKADDFVAGMQHMMDAQGGLEYLVQGVIKNASEYIDGTITDFSQVGVKAVDDYTVEYTLEEPCTYFTTMLGYGVFAPMSRTYYESMGGKFGQEYDSSASDYTYGKDANSIAYCGPYLVTNATAKNTIVFQANDSYWNKDNINVKTITWLYNDGSDVTKSYVDAKAGTVDGTNLNTSTIPTAKEDGLFDDYAYVSQTTSTSFTAFYNLNRTAFADANDETKVVSDQSEEDKERTNKAMNNVHFRRAISFAVDRGSYNAQAAGEDLKYNALRNSYTPGTFVQLDEDTTISINGTDTTFPAGTNYGEIVQAQLDADDFKATVWDPTADNGVGSSDGFDGWYNPDNAVSELETAIAELSDEGVTVDESNPIVLDLPYPSNDERFTNKANAYKQSVEASLNGMVKINLVEAKDLDEWQYAGYLTSYGYESNYDIYDLSGWGADYGDPKTYLDTFLPDYAGYVVKSLGIF, encoded by the coding sequence ATGAAGAAAAAGATTGTAAGTTTAATCTTAGTTCTCGCAATGAGCACAAGCATGCTTGCATGTGGCAGTTCAAAGTCATCAAGTGATTCTTCTACTGATGCAGCAGGAACAGAAACAGGCAGCGATAGCGCTTCCTACGACGAACAGTCTTCTGCAATTTATGATGAGCAGTTAGGCGACTTCTATGATACTTACCAGACTGCACAGGAAGCAGATACTGTTTCCGAGAAATATGCATTGGATGCAGTTGCAGAAGCAAAATTATTGGAATCATGTGTTATGCTTCCATTATCTACACAGGGTGGTTTATATGCCATCTCCAGAGTGGCTCCATATACAATTGGTTATTCAATGTGGGGAAATGATAACAGAAGATATCACCAGGCTTTAGTTACTGATAAATTTATCAGCAATGCAGACAGAGATGAGATGAAAGCAAAATGGGCTGAGTTAAAAGGAAAAGGAACTTACGAAGATTGGGCAGAATCTTATCTTACAGATAAGGGATATACTTTAAAAGACAGTTATACTTTGATTTACCCATCTGATCCTGTAACATGGGATATCTTAGCAACATCCCAGTCAAACGATTCTGATGCAATTGTTAATACTTATGACGGATTGATGGAATATGATGTAGAAGGAACACTTCAGCCGGCATTAGCAGAAAGCTATGAAGTATCGGATGACGGATTAACTTATACATTCAAACTTCGTGAAGGAGTAAAATGGGTAGATTCCCAGGGAAGAGAAGTTGCTGATGTAAAAGCAGACGACTTCGTTGCTGGTATGCAGCACATGATGGATGCACAGGGTGGACTTGAATACTTAGTACAGGGTGTCATCAAAAATGCATCTGAATATATTGATGGAACTATCACAGACTTCTCACAGGTTGGTGTAAAAGCTGTGGATGATTACACAGTAGAATACACTTTAGAGGAGCCATGTACTTACTTTACAACCATGCTTGGTTATGGCGTATTTGCTCCAATGAGCAGAACTTATTATGAATCTATGGGTGGTAAGTTTGGTCAGGAATACGATTCTTCTGCTTCTGATTATACATATGGTAAAGATGCAAACTCCATCGCTTACTGCGGACCATACCTTGTAACAAATGCAACTGCTAAGAATACCATTGTATTCCAGGCAAATGATTCCTATTGGAACAAAGACAATATCAATGTTAAGACAATTACATGGTTATATAACGATGGATCTGATGTGACAAAATCTTATGTAGATGCAAAAGCTGGTACCGTAGATGGAACAAACTTAAATACTTCTACAATTCCAACTGCAAAAGAGGATGGATTGTTTGATGATTATGCATATGTATCTCAGACAACAAGTACATCTTTCACAGCATTCTACAACTTGAACCGTACAGCATTTGCGGATGCAAATGATGAGACAAAAGTTGTTTCTGACCAGTCTGAGGAAGACAAGGAAAGAACAAACAAAGCAATGAACAATGTTCACTTCCGTAGAGCAATCTCCTTCGCAGTAGACAGAGGTTCCTATAATGCCCAGGCTGCAGGAGAAGACTTGAAATACAATGCACTTAGAAACTCTTACACACCAGGTACATTTGTACAGCTTGATGAGGATACTACAATCTCTATCAATGGAACAGATACCACATTCCCTGCTGGAACAAACTATGGTGAAATCGTTCAGGCTCAGTTAGATGCTGATGATTTCAAAGCAACGGTATGGGATCCTACGGCAGATAACGGAGTAGGTTCTTCCGATGGATTCGACGGATGGTACAATCCTGATAATGCCGTTTCTGAATTAGAGACAGCTATTGCAGAACTTTCCGATGAGGGTGTTACTGTCGATGAAAGCAACCCAATCGTTCTTGATTTGCCATATCCATCTAACGATGAAAGATTTACAAACAAAGCAAATGCTTACAAACAGTCTGTAGAAGCTTCCTTAAATGGAATGGTAAAAATCAACTTAGTAGAAGCTAAGGATCTTGATGAGTGGCAGTATGCTGGATATCTTACAAGCTACGGCTATGAATCAAACTACGATATCTATGATTTGTCTGGATGGGGCGCTGATTACGGTGATCCTAAGACATACCTTGATACTTTCTTGCCAGACTATGCAGGATATGTAGTAAAATCTCTTGGTATTTTCTAG